Sequence from the Natronomonas marina genome:
GACTCCGAGCGCGTGCCAGCCAAGGCCGCCGACGACTGACGCCCCCGGACGGCGGCCCGCAGTTTTTCACCCGGGACCCCCTCTCTGGACCCGTGCGGGAGTACGCCTTCGAACTGTCGATGTGCGCCGCCCTGGAGGCCGACAGCGACGGCATCCTGGCCCGCCAGCTCGGCTCGCACTCCCGCGTGGTCGACGTCGTCGAGGTCCGCCCCGGCCCGGCCTTCGACGAGCGGGTCGCCATCACGCCCGAGCGGATTCCGCCCCCGGCCATAGAGAGCGACGTCGGCGTCGGGCGGGCCCGCTACTGGAAGGACGCCTTCGAGTTGCCGCCCGACCGCGCGCGCGGCGTCGTCGACCGCGCCGTCGAGGTCGGTTTCTTCGAGGCCGAGCGCCGCAACGGCCGCCGGTACGTCCGACAGACGGCGCGGTATCCCGACTGGTTCGACGGCCTGCGCGCCTTCGAAAACAAGCCGGACCTCGACCGGCCCGGCGACCTCTCACTGCAGTTGCGGAAGGACGTCTCCCTTTCGCTGTTCGACGAGGTGGTGCTCGTCACCGAATCCTACGTCACGGGCGCCCACCTCAATCGGCTTCCCGAGGCGGTCGGCGTCTGGCGGTTCAACCCCGAAACCGGCGACCTGGAGGTGGTCCGGGAGGCGACGCCGCTGCCGACCGACGAGGCCGGCCTCGCGGTGCTGGACGAGCACCCTGCCCGCGTCGACGTCGAACCGGTCGACGCCGCCGAGAAGGCTCGCCGGCGCCGCCGGATCGCGGAACGCGCCTACGGCAAGGGGTGGCGCCCGGGGGCGCTGCCCGCCTGCGAGCGCGCCGACGCCCGGGGGCCGCCGTTCCGGTCGGACGACGCCCTGCCGTACTGCACCTGGAAGGGCCGGTTCGTCGACCCGGCGCGGGAGTGCGGCCCCGACTGCGACGGCCACGACCCGGCCGACCCGCCGGCGTGCGACCCCGAGGCGGTCCGCGCCGAGCGGTCGCCGTGGGAGCCCGACCCCGCCGGGACGGACCGCCGGCAGGCGGGGCTGGACCGGTTCGTCGGCGACGCCGGAGAGCCGGACTGACCCGCAGCGAGGTCGGTAGTCCCGGCGGGGGCGCCCTACAGCACGAACCGCTCGCCGTCGACGGCCATGTCGTCGTCGAAGGCCTCCTCGGCGGGGATGTAGTGCGAGAGGTGGACCAGCCGGTAGTCGTCCGGCGAGAGGTCGGCAGCGAGCGCGCGGGCGCCCTCGATGGTCATGTGCTTGGTGCCGAAGGTCCGGAACGTCCCCTCGTCGTCGGGGTGGGCGCCGCCGAGCGGGTGGTACTCGCAGTACTTCGCGGGGACGATGCCGTCGACGAAAAGCAGGTCGGCGTCCCGGAGGACGTCCCGGGAACGGTCCGGCACCGCGTAGCTGGTGTCCCCCGACAGCGACAGGGTCGCGCCCGTCTCGGGGTCCTCGATGCGGAGGCCGTAACAGACAAGCGGCGGGTGTTCGACCGGGACGAGCGTCACCTCGAAGCCGCAGGCCTCGAAGGGCTCGAACGGCGACTCGGGCGAGACGGTCACGGCGTCGAGGTAGTCGTACCGCCGGGAGACGGTTTCGGCGACGCTCTCGCCCGTCTCGGGGTCCGTCTCGTCGGGCGCGAACACCGGCACGTCCTCCAGCAGGCGGTAGGCGTTGCCCAGTCCGTCCAGGTGGTCGAAGTGGATGTGGGTGATACAGATCGCGTCCGGCAGGGCGGCGTCGCTGTCGAGGAACTGCTGGCGGAAGTCGGGGCTGGCATCGACGAGCAGCGACTCGCCTGTCCGCTCATTGCGGACGTGGACCGAGAAGCGCGAGCGCTCGACGCCGCGCTCCTCGGCCTCGCGGCAGGTGTCACAGGCGCAGTTCGGCGTCGGCGTCCCCGTCGTGTCGCCGGTCCCCAGCAGCGTGACCTCCATCGTCGGTAGCGAGGGGCGTCGGGCGCCTAAACCTCCCGGTCGCCGGGTGCCGGCGCCCACCCGTCAGTCGTGGTCGTGGGCGTGGTCGTGGTCGTGGCCGCCGTCGGAGGCCGCCTCGCCGCCGCCCGCGACCAGCGCGTCGGCGTCGCCCTCGATCATGTCCATGTTCTTGAGGTTGTCCCGCTCCTCGAAGTCCTCGATGGCGTCGACGAGGTCGGACTGGGTGAGCGTCGTCCTGTTTTCGGTGAGCGCGTCGAGGACGGCCTCCCGGAGGACGAGTCGGAGGTCGCTGCCGGTCAGGCCCTCGGTGGCCTCGGCGAGTTCCTCGGGGTCGAAGTCCTCGACGTCCATCCGCCGGGTGACGATCCGGAGGATGTCGGCGCGCATCCCCCGATCCGGCTTCGGGAAGTTGACGATCTCGTCGAAGCGGCGCCAGGCGGCGGCGTCCAGCTGGTCGGGGTGGTTCGTCGCGCCGATGAGCAGCACGTCGTCCTGGATGAGCGAGATCTCGTCGATGCTCTTCAACAGCGTGTTGACCGCGCGCTTGATGGCGGCGTGCTCGTCCGACGAGCGCGTCTTGGCCACGAAGTCGAACTCGTCCATGAAGAGGATACACGGCGAGAGCCGCTTTGCGACCTCGAAGGTCTTGTCGACGTTCTTGGCCGTCTCGCCGAGGTACTGGCTCGTTATCATCGAGAGTTTCACCTCGACGAAGGGGAGATCGAGGTCCTGCGCCAGCGCGCGGGCGACGCTCGTCTTCCCGGTGCCCGGCGGCCCGACGAACAGCAACTTCCCGATCTCCCGGAGCCCGATCTCGGCGAGGTAGTCGCGGTGCTCGATGGCCTTGACGATCTTGTGGATCTCGTTTTCCTGGTCGGTGGTGAGCACGAGGTCGTCCAGCGTCATCTCGATCTCCTCGGGCGCCCGGATCTCCACGAGGTCGAGCATCTCCTCTTCGTCCTCGTCGAACATCTCCTCAAGCAGCGAGTCGATCCAGACCCGGTCGGCGTGGATGGGACGGTTCTGCTCGCGGGCCTCCTCGTAGACGACCCCCTCGAACTCCTCGGCGAACGCCGAGGCGAGCGTCGGGTTGCTGGTGACGGCGTCGGCGGTGATGCGGTCCAGGAGCCACGACTCGGCCATCTCGCGGTCGGTGAACTCGATCTTGCCGGAGAACTCGTCGCGGTCGGTGAACATCAGCCCGGAGATGGCCTCCCAGGGGCGTTCGACGCCGGTCGCGGCGGCGGCCGTCGAGGTCGTGGTCGTCAGCGGCCGCTCGACCTCGCCGTCCTCCCAGAAGACGCGGCGGTACCGCGGCGGCAGGTCGCGTTCGTCCAGTTCGCGGTTCTCGGTGTAGATGGCCGCAGTCAGCAGAAACTCAACGACGTCGAGTTCGGGGCTGCTCATTCCCCAAAACGTTCCCGCGGAACCCGTATAAGCCCGTCGAAACGCGCGCTTCTCCCGGTCTCGTGGCTGCCGGCGCCGCCCTCGACCCCGGTTTTCACCGCCGGTCGAGTCGCCCTCGGCCCCGCGCCCGATAATAAAAACCCTGCCCAGACAGGTTTACAGTTTAAGCCGATAGCCGTTCTGTGTCTTACGTGGAAAACCGGCACGATTAGCAGGTTTAACGTGTCGGGAATACAATGTCGAAACGTATGAGCGACAACACGCCAGTCGTGGTGAAGGCCTACCGGACACCGTTCGGGAAGGAGGACGGCGTCTTCTCGGAGGTTCGCTCCGAGGACCTCTCCATCCCGCTCATCGACGAGATCCTCGACGAGACCGGTCTCACCGGCGAGGACGTCGACGACCTCAAGTGGGGCTGTGCCCAGCAGCGCGAGGAGCAGGGCAACAACATGGCTCGCGTCATCGCGCTGATGTCCGAACTGGGCGAGGAGACGCCCGCGACGACCATCAACCGCTGGTGTGCCTCCTCCGCCGAGGCCGTCATCAGCGCCGCCGACGCCATCCGCGCCGGCCAGCGCGACTGCATCATCGCCGGCGGCGTCGAGTCGATGTCGCGGGTGAAGATGGGCCAGAACAACCAGATCCACCCCGGCCTCAACGACGAGCACAACATCGCCGCCCTCCAGATGGGCATCACCGCCGAGGAGGTTGCCGAACGGTACGACGTCAGCCGGGAACAGCAGGACGCCTACGCTGCCCGCTCCCAGCAGCGCGCGGTCGCCGCCACCGAGGAGGGCCGCTTCGACGACGAGATCGTCCCCATCCAGGGCCACGACGACGACGGCGAGGAGATCGTCGTCGAGGAGGACGAGGGTCTCCGCCCCGGCACCACCGCCGAGAAACTCGCCGAGTTGCCGACCGTCTTCAAGGCCGACGGCACCGTCACGCCCGGCAACGCCTCCCAGACGACCGACGGCGCTGCGGCGCTGCTGGTCACCTCCCGCGCGTTCGCCGAGGAGCACGGCTTCGAGGAACTGGCCGAGATCGGCAACAACGCCATCGCCGGCGTCGAACCCGAGGTCATGGGCATCGGTCCCATCCCGGCCTGTGAGAACCTCTTCGACCGCTCCGGCACCACCGCCGACGACTACGACCTCGTCGAACTCAACGAGGCCTTCGCCTCGCAGTGTTACTACTGCCAGCAGGAACTCGGCTTCGACGACGACATCTACAACGTCAACGGCGGCGCCATCGCCATCGGCCACCCGCTGGGCGCCTCCGGCGCGCGCCTGCCCGTGACGCTCATCCACGAGATGAACAAGCGCGACGACGCCGAGCGCGGCATCGCCACCGAGTGCGTCGGCTTCGGCCAGGGCGCCGCAATCGAGTTCTTCGTCGAGTAGGACGGCCGCGGTCGTCGTTCCGCCGGACCGGGTTCGGCATCGTTTTCAGTGGGTCGCTCGTCCGTCGCGTGTATGGAGACACCGGACAGCGACCTCGGCGTCTACGCCCTCTCGGGCGCCTTCGCCGTGCTCGTCTACCTGGTCGCGCTCGCCACGCTCGCGCTGGCGACCGACGTCGACCTGACGGTCGGCACCACCGCCACGCTGACCGGCGGGTTCCTGCTGTTTCTGGGCTCGTACGTCGCCGCGATGGTCGTCTACCGGAACGTCCAGCGCCGTGAGGATGTGGACTGACTCACCACGCGACCGCCCCGGTGGGGTGAGGTCGGTCACGGACCCGCCGGCGACGGGGGAGAGGGCGGACGAGCATCGGACCGGGCCGAACCGAGAGTAAGTGAGACGGTAGGGAACAGGATTTTAGTCGACGCGTTTCGAACTGGAATCAAATGGTAAACTTGCCGTTCTTCACCGTCGGACTCCTGATGACGGTCCTCGGAGTCGTCGTCGCCCTGAACGCACGAGCGGATGTCGAAGTCGGCATGCGGATGCGGGGCATCCGTCCCGCCGAGGTAACCGAGACCGGCAAGGAGCGGGCGACGCGGCGGACCCGCATCGCGTCCGTCCTCGGTGCGCTCTTCGGTGTGGGAATGCTGCTTCTTGCGGTCCTGTAACTCCCGGCGGGCAGGCCCGTACGGCGTTACAGTTCGCCCTTCGTACTCGGCGTGTCGCTGCGCCGCTCGTCGAGGCGGGTCGCGTCGTCCAGCGACCGCGCCAGCGCCTTGAACAGCGCCTCGATTTCGTGGTGGGCGTTCTCGCCGTCGACGGCGGCGTGCAGCGTCAATCCGGCGTTCAGCGCCAGCGATTCGGCGAAGTGTCGCGCCATGTCGCTGGTGAACTCGCCGACCGCTGGCTGGGAGAACTCGCCGTCGAAGTAGAAGCGGGGTCGCCCGGAGACGTCGACGACGACGTCGGCGACGGCCTCGTCCAGCGGCACCCGGCGGTCGGCGTAGCGGACGATGTCGCGCTTGTCGCCCAGCGCCTCCGCCAGCGCCTCGCCGATGGCGATGCCGACGTCCTCGACGGTGTGGTGGTCGTCGATTTCGAGGTCGCCGTCGCACCGCACGGTCAGATCGAAGAGGCCGTGCCTGGCGAGGGACTCGAGCATGTGGTCGAAGAAGCCGACGCCGGTGTCGACGGTGCTGTCGCCGTCGCCGTCAAGCGAAAGCGTCACCTCGACGTCCGTCTCGGCCGTCTCCCGGGTGACGGCGGCCGTCCGGTC
This genomic interval carries:
- a CDS encoding thiolase family protein, whose protein sequence is MSDNTPVVVKAYRTPFGKEDGVFSEVRSEDLSIPLIDEILDETGLTGEDVDDLKWGCAQQREEQGNNMARVIALMSELGEETPATTINRWCASSAEAVISAADAIRAGQRDCIIAGGVESMSRVKMGQNNQIHPGLNDEHNIAALQMGITAEEVAERYDVSREQQDAYAARSQQRAVAATEEGRFDDEIVPIQGHDDDGEEIVVEEDEGLRPGTTAEKLAELPTVFKADGTVTPGNASQTTDGAAALLVTSRAFAEEHGFEELAEIGNNAIAGVEPEVMGIGPIPACENLFDRSGTTADDYDLVELNEAFASQCYYCQQELGFDDDIYNVNGGAIAIGHPLGASGARLPVTLIHEMNKRDDAERGIATECVGFGQGAAIEFFVE
- a CDS encoding ATP-binding protein, with protein sequence MSSPELDVVEFLLTAAIYTENRELDERDLPPRYRRVFWEDGEVERPLTTTTSTAAAATGVERPWEAISGLMFTDRDEFSGKIEFTDREMAESWLLDRITADAVTSNPTLASAFAEEFEGVVYEEAREQNRPIHADRVWIDSLLEEMFDEDEEEMLDLVEIRAPEEIEMTLDDLVLTTDQENEIHKIVKAIEHRDYLAEIGLREIGKLLFVGPPGTGKTSVARALAQDLDLPFVEVKLSMITSQYLGETAKNVDKTFEVAKRLSPCILFMDEFDFVAKTRSSDEHAAIKRAVNTLLKSIDEISLIQDDVLLIGATNHPDQLDAAAWRRFDEIVNFPKPDRGMRADILRIVTRRMDVEDFDPEELAEATEGLTGSDLRLVLREAVLDALTENRTTLTQSDLVDAIEDFEERDNLKNMDMIEGDADALVAGGGEAASDGGHDHDHAHDHD
- the hisB gene encoding imidazoleglycerol-phosphate dehydratase HisB, with translation MSDRTAAVTRETAETDVEVTLSLDGDGDSTVDTGVGFFDHMLESLARHGLFDLTVRCDGDLEIDDHHTVEDVGIAIGEALAEALGDKRDIVRYADRRVPLDEAVADVVVDVSGRPRFYFDGEFSQPAVGEFTSDMARHFAESLALNAGLTLHAAVDGENAHHEIEALFKALARSLDDATRLDERRSDTPSTKGEL
- a CDS encoding MBL fold metallo-hydrolase; the protein is MEVTLLGTGDTTGTPTPNCACDTCREAEERGVERSRFSVHVRNERTGESLLVDASPDFRQQFLDSDAALPDAICITHIHFDHLDGLGNAYRLLEDVPVFAPDETDPETGESVAETVSRRYDYLDAVTVSPESPFEPFEACGFEVTLVPVEHPPLVCYGLRIEDPETGATLSLSGDTSYAVPDRSRDVLRDADLLFVDGIVPAKYCEYHPLGGAHPDDEGTFRTFGTKHMTIEGARALAADLSPDDYRLVHLSHYIPAEEAFDDDMAVDGERFVL
- a CDS encoding DUF5787 family protein, coding for MREYAFELSMCAALEADSDGILARQLGSHSRVVDVVEVRPGPAFDERVAITPERIPPPAIESDVGVGRARYWKDAFELPPDRARGVVDRAVEVGFFEAERRNGRRYVRQTARYPDWFDGLRAFENKPDLDRPGDLSLQLRKDVSLSLFDEVVLVTESYVTGAHLNRLPEAVGVWRFNPETGDLEVVREATPLPTDEAGLAVLDEHPARVDVEPVDAAEKARRRRRIAERAYGKGWRPGALPACERADARGPPFRSDDALPYCTWKGRFVDPARECGPDCDGHDPADPPACDPEAVRAERSPWEPDPAGTDRRQAGLDRFVGDAGEPD